CCGGGCTCAAGAAACCTTGCCGACGTGGAATAGCGAAAGAGCGAGCCGGAGAATCGACATATATCGGTCGAGAACCCCGGTGGAACGCCGGAGCCATCCACATGAACCAGACGCGGCCCACGTCGGTGCTGCGAAGACTGGGCCTTGTCAACCTGATCGAAGAGTACCACCGTCTTGTGGGAAGCCGAAGAACCGCCGTATACGGAACCGTACGTACGGTGGTGTGGGAGGACGGCGGGGGCAACCACGCCTCCTACCCGATCGTGTCCGCCATGTGTTAATACGGCGCGGCGAACCCTCGCCGATGATCGATGTCTGATCGCAAGATTTGACGATGTCCCATCGCACGATGTGAGCTGGAGTCTCAATGGCCACAAGGCGCCCGGGCAGTGCCTCGACGCAGCGCTTAAAACAGATGCAGCGCCGTCCGAAGCCGCGAATCCGGGGCTTCGTGGTCCGAATCCTCTGGTGGGGATTCAATCTCGGCTTCGTCGTCGCCCTTCTCGGGATTCTCCTCGGTGGATACTACGCGTACACGATCACGGGACCGCTGGTCGAGCGTTTCGAGGGCAAGCGCTGGAAGGTCCCGAGCCGCGTCTTTTCCGACACGCTGACACTGCTTCCCGGACTCTCGGTGGAGGAGATCGGGCTCGTCGATCGGCTCAAGCGGCTCAACTATCGCCAGACCGAGGTTGAACCGGCCGAAGAGGGCGAGTATCGCGCGACGGACAGTCGCATCGACATCTTCCTTCGGGACTTCCGGTATCCCTGGGAGAACGCGAAGGGATACAAGCTGCGCGTTGAGATCGGCGGCGGCATTATCGAAAAGCTCGTGGACATTTCCGGCGAAGAGCTGCCGTCGGCGGAAATCGAGCCGGAACTCATTGCGCGTTTTTTCGGCGATCAGCAGGAAGACCGCGACCTCGTGCGCGTCGAGGAGGTCAGCGAACACCTGAAAAACGCGATCGTCGCCGTCGAGGACAAGCGTTTCTATCACCATTTCGGCGTCGATCCGATCGGTTTCACGCGCGCCATGGTCACGAATATCCTGAACATGCGCATGGTTCAGGGTGGCAGCACGATCACGCAGCAGCTCGTGAAGAATTTCTATCTGACCTCCGAACGCACCTTCAACCGCAAGGCGAAGGAAGCCGCGATGGCCTTCGTGCTCGAGATGGTCTACGACAAGGACGCCATTCTCGAGGCGTACCTCAACGAGGTCTATTTCGCGCAGGAAGGATCCGTCAGCGTCTGCGGAGTTGGTCAGGCGAGTCGCTACTATTTCGGCAGGGACGTCCGCACCTTGGGACTCGCGGAAAGCGCGCTACTGGCTGGTCTGATCCGTTCCCCCGCCGGATACAATCCCACGACGCGCGTCGAGCGGGCCAAGTTGCGCCGCGACTACATTCTCGAGCGCATGGCCGAGGACAACAAAATCACGGAAACCGACGCGGCACTCGCCACGGCGCAGGAAATCCGCGTTCTCCAGCGCACGCCGGCGAAGACCATCGCGCCGTACTTCATCGATTTCCTCCGTTCCCAGCTCGACGAGAAGTATGGCCCCGACATTCTCGTGAGCGAGGGGCTGGCGATCTTCACCACGCTCGACGTGCAGACGCAGCACAACGCCGAGCAGGCGATGCTGGACGGTCTCGAACAACTCGAAAAGGAAAACCCGAAACTCGTCGCGGCGAACAAAGCGCCGCTTCAGGGCGCGATCATCGTTCTTCAGCCCCAGACCGGTTTCATTCGCGCGATGGTGGGCGGGCGCGACTATTATCAGAGCCAGTTCAACCGCGCCGCACAGGCGAAGCGTCAGGTCGGCTCCGTCTTCAAGCCCTTCGTCTACACGGCGGGGTTCGTGCGTGCCGTCGAGGACCCGGGCTTCCACCTGTCCCCCTCCACCGTCGTTGTCGATGAGCCGTTCTCCGTCAACGTGCCGGGCTCCGGCCTGTGGACGCCGGGAAACTATGACGAGAAGTATGAGGGCGCGATGACGGTGCGTCGCGCGCTGGAGCAGTCACGGAACATTCCGACGGTGAAGGTGGCCATCGACGTCGGAGTCCCGAAGATCATCGAAGTGGCGCATCGCATGGGCATCGACAGCGAACTGCCCAAATATCCCTCCATCGCCCTCGGTTCCGCGGACCTGATTCCGCTTGAAGTCGCCGGGGCGTTCGGCACGCTCGCCAACGAGGGCACGCACGCCGAGCCGATGGCCGTGCGCGACATCGTCAATCCCGAGGGCAGGGTGCTTGAAAAGAAGCCGGTGCAGATCGCACCCGCGATTCCCCCCGAAGCCGCCTACATGACGACGTCGATTCTGCAGGGC
Above is a window of Deltaproteobacteria bacterium DNA encoding:
- a CDS encoding PBP1A family penicillin-binding protein, whose amino-acid sequence is MVRILWWGFNLGFVVALLGILLGGYYAYTITGPLVERFEGKRWKVPSRVFSDTLTLLPGLSVEEIGLVDRLKRLNYRQTEVEPAEEGEYRATDSRIDIFLRDFRYPWENAKGYKLRVEIGGGIIEKLVDISGEELPSAEIEPELIARFFGDQQEDRDLVRVEEVSEHLKNAIVAVEDKRFYHHFGVDPIGFTRAMVTNILNMRMVQGGSTITQQLVKNFYLTSERTFNRKAKEAAMAFVLEMVYDKDAILEAYLNEVYFAQEGSVSVCGVGQASRYYFGRDVRTLGLAESALLAGLIRSPAGYNPTTRVERAKLRRDYILERMAEDNKITETDAALATAQEIRVLQRTPAKTIAPYFIDFLRSQLDEKYGPDILVSEGLAIFTTLDVQTQHNAEQAMLDGLEQLEKENPKLVAANKAPLQGAIIVLQPQTGFIRAMVGGRDYYQSQFNRAAQAKRQVGSVFKPFVYTAGFVRAVEDPGFHLSPSTVVVDEPFSVNVPGSGLWTPGNYDEKYEGAMTVRRALEQSRNIPTVKVAIDVGVPKIIEVAHRMGIDSELPKYPSIALGSADLIPLEVAGAFGTLANEGTHAEPMAVRDIVNPEGRVLEKKPVQIAPAIPPEAAYMTTSILQGAIQRGTGRRAITMGFTHPAAGKTGTTNDFKDAWFVGYTPRLLAAVWVGFDDNRKVGLPGGSAALPIWARFMIAQFSKSRPVEFASPGKVVKKKVCLASGKLAVYDCPDVIEEEFMEGTEPSEECDMHKDSILEFFKSKTKPGGP